Within bacterium, the genomic segment CCCTTATCATCGATCCCAAAGGCGACATGACCAATCTGCTGCTTACCTTCCCCGGGCTCCTGCCGGCTGAATTTGCCCCCTGGATCAATGAGGATGATGCCCGACGCGAGAATCAGACCCCGGAAGCCTATGCCGCGGCGCAGGCGGAGCTCTGGAAGACCGGTCTCGCCCAGTGGGGTGAAGACGGTGCGCGGATTCAACGCTTGCGCGATGCCGCCCGATTCACCATTTTTACACCGGGCAGCACCGCCGGCACCTCCATCTCCATCCTCAGCAGCTTCGCCCGGCCGGCCGAAGATCTCCTGCTCGATTCCGAAGCCACCGGCGACCTTATCTCCTCCACTGTCACCAGCCTCCTCGGCCTCATCGGCATCAATGCCGATCCGGTTAAGAGCCGGGAGCACATTCTCCTCTCCAACATCTTCAATCAGGCGTGGCAGAATGGCAAGGACCTCGATCTGGCGGCCCTGATCACCGCCATCCAGAATCCCCCCTTCGAACGGGTGGGCGCCTTCGCAGTGGATACCTTTTTCCCGGCCAAGGAGCGCTTCGAGCTGGCCCTGGCCTTGAACAACTTGCTGGCCGCCCCCGGCTTCTCCACCTGGATGGAGGGTGAGCCCATGGACATCGGCCGCCTGCTCTATGCCGAAGATGGCAAACCGCGCCACTCGATCTTTTACATCGCCCATCTCAGCGATTCGGAGCGGATGTTTTTCGTCACCCTTCTTTTCAATCAGGTGGTTTCATGGATGCGCAGCCAGCCCGGCACCACCAGCCTGCGTGCCATCCTCTATATGGACGAGGTAGCCGGCTACTTGCCCCCGGTGGCGGCGCCGCCTTCCAAAAAACCGTTGATGGTCATGCTCAAACAAGCACGCGCCTTCGGCGTCGGAGTGATGCTGGCCACCCAGAACCCCGTCGATCTCGATTACAAAGCCCTCTCCAACACCGGGACCTGGTTCATTGGCCGGTTGCAGACCCAACAGGATATCGATAAGGTGATTGAGGGCCTGCGCAGCGGCGCCGGAGACCTCGATCCACGGGTGAGCAAAGCCCTTTCTGCCCTCGGCAAACGGGTTTTTCTCATGAAGAACATCCATGAGAGCGAGCCGGTGATCTTTCAGTCGCGTTGGGCGCTCTCCTATCTGCGCGGCCCGTTGACCCTGGCCCAGATCAAAAAACTGGCAGCCCCTGCAAGCAATGCCCGGACACCGGCAGCGGCCTCAGCCAAGGCCACATTCGGCCCCGATGCAGAGGTACGCCCGGCTTTGCCGCCGCAGATCGTGGAGTATTTCGCTCCCCTGCGCGGAGCCCTCAAGGCCGACGCCCGCCTGATCTACCGCCCGGGTGTGCTCGGCCTGGCGGACGTGAATTTCGCCCCGGGTCAATCCCAGCGAGTCGGCCGTATCGCCTGGATCGATGAGGGGCCGGTGCCGGTTGATTGGGAGAAGGCGGTCGAAACCCCCTTTTCTGAAAATGACCTTGAAAAATCGCCTGAGGAAAAGGCCGAATTTGCCCGGTTGGCCGCCGCGGCAACTCGACCCGAGAATTATGCCCTCTGGGGCAAAAATTTCGCGGATACCCTCTACCGCACAGCCAAGATCGATCTTTATACCAGCGCCTCGCTCAAGCTGACCTCCCAGCCCGGGGAATCGGAGCGCGATTTCCGCATCCGCATCAGCCAGCTCGCCCGGGAGCGGCGCGATGAAGCGGTCGATCAGCTGCGCAAACGCTACGAGAGCAAAATGGCCGCCCTTCAGGACCGCATCATGCGGGCGGAACAAAAAGTGGAAAAAGAAAAAAGCGACTACCGCGCTCAGACCATGTCCACGGCCGTCTCGGTCGGGGCGACCATCCTTGGGGCTTTCTTCGGCCGCAAGAGCCTCTCCTCCTCAACCCTGAGCCGGGCCGGCAGCGCCATGCGCAGCGGCATGCGTACCGCCAAGGAACATGGCGACATCACTAATGCCGAAGAATCCCTGGATGTCCTCAAGGGACGGCTGCATGAAATGGAACAGGAGCTCAATCAGGAGATCGCTCAGATCGATGAGCAGACCGATCCGATGCAGCAGCCCCTGGAGACCACCGCGCTGCGGCCGAAAAAAGGTGACATCACCGTCCGTCTCACGGCCCTGGTATGGTTGCCTTATTGGCAGAGCAGTGACGGCAAACGGGAGCCCTGTTACCTGTAGTACAGCCGTTCAGGGAGTCCAGGCCGGTTTTGCAGCAACACCCTTTTTGCGAGGGCAGAGTATGCAGAGTATCCATGATTCTCTTACCCCGGGATATCGAATCCTCGACCACACAGCGGATGTCGGCCTCGAGTTCGAGGCCGGCTCTCTCCCGGAACTCTTCACCGTCGCAGCCGACGGCCTGATGCACCTCATCTGCCCGCATTGCCAAATCAAACCGCTTCAGTCCCATGCCCTCCAAGTATGCGGGGAGAACCTCGAGGAACTTTTGGTCAACTGGCTCTCCGAGCTGAACTACCTTTGCCAGGTACAGCGCTTCCTCACAGCCCGGGTCGAGGTACGCGAAATCCACGATCGCTTTTTGCAGGCGGATGTGCTGGGCGAACGCTGCGATCCGTTGCGCCACACGGTGCGCGGAGAGATCAAAGCGGTAACCTACCATCGCATCGAGGTGCGCCATGAAACCGCAAACCAATGGCGGGGGCGGGTCTTTTTCGATATCTGATCCCGCCCTCCGCCCCCATCTGCCCGGGCCGAGGCAGATTGCCGCGGCAGGAGGGGCCATATGAATTCCTCCCTGCAAACGGTCTCCGACTACCTCTTCGAGATTCCCCGTACCGGCAAGATGCGCGTTCCGGCGCGCATCTATGCCAGTGAGGCCATGCTTCCCGACATTCTCAAGGACAAGGCCGCTGAGCAAGCGACACAGGTCGCCTGGCTTCCCGGCATCATCGGCTACTCCTTCGCCATGCCGGATATCCATTGGGGCTATGGTTTTCCCATCGGGGGTGTGGCCGCCTTTGACCTCGACGAGGGCATCATCTCTCCCGGCGGCGTCGGCTATGACATCAATTGTGGTGTCCGGCTGCTGCGCACCGACCTTCAGCGCCAAGATATCCTCCCCCGGCTGCCGGCAGCTGTCGAGGCGCTCTTTCGCGCCATTCCCAGTGGTGTGGGTTCCACCGGCCAATTCAAGCTCAACGACAAAGAGGAACGGCGCGTCCTGCAGCAGGGCGCCCGCTGGGCCGTAGAGAAGGGCTTCGGCAATATTGAGGTTCTGGAAAAAATCGAGGAGAACGGCGAGATGCCCGGCGCTGATCCCGATCAGGTCAGCGCCCGCGCCTGTGAGCGGGGACGCGGGCAATTGGGCACGCTGGGATCGGGCAACCATTTTGTTGAGCTGGGGGCGGTCGTGGAGATCTATGATGCCGCGGCGGCCGATGCCATGGACCTGCACATCGACCAGATCACGCTGCTGATCCATACCGGATCCCGCGGTCTCGGACATCAGGTTTGCGAAGATTCCATCAGGGAAATGCTACAGGCCTCCCGCAGATACGGGATCGAACTGCCGGACCGGCAGCTTTGCTGCGCGCCGCTCTCCTCCCCGGAGGGGCAGCGGTACCTGGCGGCCATGGCCGCAGCGGTCAATTTCGCCTTCGCCAACCGCCAGATGATCGCACACTGGGCGGGCGAGGCCTTGGTGCAAGCGCTGGGGATTACACCGCGTGCCCTCAACCTGCAGCTGGTCTATGAGGTCGCACACAACATTGCCAAAATTGAAAAGCATCTGGTTCGGGGCCAACCACGTAGGGTCTGCGTACATCGCAAGGGGGCTACCCGGGCCTTCGGCCCGCATCATCCCGAACTCCCGAGCGTCTACCGCGAGATCGGTCAACCGGTGCTTATACCGGGGGATATGGGACGTTGCTCCTATGTTCTCACCGGAACCGAGGGCGCAATGCAGCAAACCTTCGGATCGGCTTGTCACGGCGCCGGGCGGCTGATGAGCCGCACCCAGGCCCTCAAGAGCGCCAGAGGCCGTTCGCTGACGCGGGAGCTCGCGGATCGCGGCATCCAGATTCGCGCCGCCAGTTCCGAGACCCTGGCTGAAGAGCTTCCGGAAGCCTACAAAGACGTCACCCGAGTAGTCGATGCCGTAGTCGGCGCAGGACTGGCCAAAAAAGTGGCGAAACTGCGACCCCTGGCAGTGGTCAAAGGCTGATATCCGCGTGAAACGAAATAGCTGTTGACTTTTACACCACAACGCCCTATATTTTATTAGACCGCGTACATATCGCCGCAACGCTTTCGGAATATCCCTTCCGGCGGGCGGCCGATTCCATATACACGCTCGCAGAGATCAGGCTTCGTGTTTCGCTCATGATAAAGCCTGAAATCCCCATTCTTTCGCTAGGGTCCCTGTCCATATAATCGATCATCCTATTCATATTGATCCCTGAGAGGCGATCTTGATGCCCGCATAGTCTTGTGCCCGGACGGCAGCGGGATCGTATCCAATGCAGTTCAAGGAGCTTTAAGCATGACCCTGCCTTCAACACCGGTAACAGCGCTGGAATCCCTCTCAGCCAAGGTGGGGGGATTCTGCGGCTATCAATCCTGCAAAGACCGCAAACCCTCGGACCAGCACTTGCGCAACTACCTGGTGACCAGAATTGACACCATTCTGGCCGGCCTGGCATCGCTCCCTCCTGCCCCGGAAGAGGAGCAGCGGCTTTTAGCGGAAGCCGTACACAGCACCCGTCGCAAACTCGCGACCATCAGCGCCAGCCTGCAGGATCCCACCTATGAGGGCCAAGATTTTTTCATTCGGGAGCAGATCGCGGACAAACGTCTTTCGCGAATCTACGATCATGAACAGGAAATGCTCGAGAAACTGGATGGCATTCAGGCGGAGGTCATCAGCTTGCAGAAAACACAACTCGGGAAAGAAATGATCGAAGACCACTTTTTACACATCGCCGATTTCATCGACACCATGAATCAGGCCCTCTTCGAGCGCGAAAGCCTTATTCTGGGCAACCAGTGACTATCGCTTACCGAAGTAGCCGCACTCGGGCTACTCCAGATCGTTCAAACCATAATCACTCATCTTGCGATACAGAGTCGCCTCGCCGATCTGTAGAGCCGCCGCCGTTCTGCCGCGGTGGTAACCGTTGCGGATCAGCTGCTCGCGGATGTACTCGCGCTCAAAATGGGCCACAGCACCTTTCAGGCTCTCCTCTGCTTCCGGCTGCCAGACGGTGTGCTCCACCGGCCGCAGCTCCGCCGGCAGATCCTCCAACCGGATGACCTCCCCCTGCGCAAAGATCATCAAACGCTCGATGTAATTCTCAAGCTCTCGCACCTCCCCTTTCCATTCCCGCTTGCTGAGATAGCTCTGAACCGCTGGATCAACCCCTTTGACGTGCCTGTTCATCTGGCGGTTATACTTCGCGATGAAATGATCGACCAAAAGAGGAATGTCGCTGCGCCGTTCCGCCAGAGAGGGGAGATGAATTTCGATGATATTGAGCCGGAAATAGAGATCCTCGCGAAACCGGCCGGCTTGTACCTCCTGCCAGAGTTCGCGGTTGGTGGCGGCGATGACCCGCACGTGAACCGGCACCACGGCCGTCGCTCCTACCGGCAGGATCTCACGGTTCTCGAGCGCCCGCAGCAGTTTGGCCTGGCCGGTCAATGACATCTCGCCGATCTCGTCGAGAAAAAGCGTCCCGTTGTCTGCTGCCTTGAACAGCCCCTCCTTATCAGTGACCGCACCTGTGAAACTCCCCCGCTTGTGACCGAACAGCTCGCTCTCGATCAGGGTTTCGGTTATGGCTCCGCAATTGATCGCTACAAAACGCCCCCGGCGCCGGGGACTGCTGTAATGCAAGGCCTTGGCTACCAACTCCTTGCCCGTACCACTTTTACCGGTGATCAGAACGTGACTATCGCTGTCTGCCACCTTACGGATGGTGGCAAATACCTTGCGGATGGCTGGACTATTCCCGATAATATTCGAAAAATCATACTGGGCGTTGATCTCTTGACGCAGCGCCTGGTTTTCCTGCACCAGTTCCTTGTGCTCAAGCAGTTTCTTGACCTTGATGGCCACATCCTCAAAATTGAGGGGCTTTAGCAGGTAATCATATGCCCCCTTGCGTAGGGCCTCCAGTGCAGTCTCCAGTGAGGCGAAAGCGGTTATGATGATGAACGAGGCGCGCAGATTCAATTCGGCGCTCTTTTCCATTAGTTCGATGCCGTTCATTATAGGCATGGCAATATCGGTAATCACGACATCATAATCCTGCCCTCCCAGCATCTCCAGAGCCTCGCGGCCATTGCTCGCCTGATCGCAACGGAAGCCACGGTTGGCCAGCACCGCGGCCAGTAGATGCCGGGTGATATCGTCATCTTCGACAATCAGCACGCGTTGCGCCATAATGGCCTACTCCTCCGATCCGGATAGAAGCGCCGGGAGGGCGATCGTGACGGTCGTCCCGTGTCCTGCTTCACTGGAAAGCGCGATCGTCCCGCCATGCGCAGTCAGAATCGCCCGGCAGACATGGAGTCCAAGGCCGCGGCCTACTCCCGACGATCGAGTCGTGACGCCGAGGGAGAAAAGACGGGGTTGGATTTCACGCCTGATACCGGCACCGCTATCGGCAACCGAAACCAAGACGCGGTCCGCCTCTTGCCAGGATTTGATCACCACCCTCCCCTCCGGCACCGCTTCAAGGCCATCGGCAGCATTCATGCACAGGGCGAGAAGGACCAGCAGCAATTGGTCCGCACTGGCCAGTACTTGCGGAATCTCCGGCATCAACTCGGTTTTCACCTCACGGTATTTGAGGCGCCGGTCATGCTTGATCATACGTACGGCCTCGAGGATAAGGCTGTTGAGATAGAGTTTTTGGCGTCCCGGAAGGACCGGACGCGTTACCTCAACCAAGATCCTGAAAATCTGGGACAGCTGGTCCACCGAACGCTCGATCTGTGTGAGCTTTTCTGCCAGCATGGGATCACCGCTCTTTTCTTTGAGATATTGTGTGATGGACGTGATGGCCATCAGGGGAGTGCCGGCATCATGGGCCAATCCAGGCGCAAGCAGACTTATAAGGCTCATCTTTTCGGCCTGCAGCAAATAGTCGTCCGGCACCGGCAGTCCTTGCTGGTGGTGATCCAGGTCTTCATCGGACATGCGCGATTATCCTCCTTCTTCTGACAGCATTCCAGTCTCATCGCAGTTGATTGCTGGGTGTGCCATAAATTAGCGAAAACCGCACGGATTCGCAATTGAAAAGAGCCACAGAGCCCAAGCCGGATTCCTCGTTTTTACCTTGCAACAAATACTTTTTTTTAATACTTTGCATCTTCAACTTTCTTCAGGAGAACACCATGATCCCGAGATCCTTTGACCAGGAAGCCCTTTCAGCATCCACGCTGGCGGAGCTGCAAGAACTTGCCCGTCAGTGCCGCGGCGATATCCTCAAGATGACGACACTGGCGGCTAGCGGCCACCCCGGCGGCAGCATGTCTTCGATCGATTTCTATTTGACCGTTTTTTCCATGGCCCACGTCGATCCGCAGGATCCCTTCGCACCGGCGCGCGACCGCATCGTCACCAGCCACGGTCATACCTCGCCTGGCGTCTTCTCCGCGCTGGGCCGTCTCGGCTTTTTCCATATCGAGGATGCCGTCGCCCATTTCCGGCAGACCAACTCCCCCTTTGAAGGCCACGTCGAACGCGAGGTCCCCGGCGTCGATTGGGGCACAGGTAATCTCGGTCAGGGTCTCTCAGCCCTGTTGGGACTCGGCCTCGGCGCCCGCCTGCAGGGCCATCAGGTCCGGCTTTACGGCTTCATGGGCGACGGCGAGCAACAGAAAGGCCAGATCGCCGAGGCGCGGCGCTTTGCTGTTAAATACGGGTTTGATAACGCCACGGTTATCGTCGATTACAACCGGCTGCAGATCAGCGGATCCATCGAAAAAGTGATGCCCCAGCACATCCGCGCCGGCTGGGAGGCGGATGGTTGGCGCGTTCTTGAGATCGACGGACACGATTTTCAGGCCATCTATCAGGCCCTCCGCGAGGCGCACCGCCTCCCGGTGCCGGTGATGATTCTCGCCCATACGGTGATGAGCAAGGGCGTCCCCTTCATGGAAAATGACCACAAATGGCACGGTCAGGCCCTGCCCCTCGAGGAGTGCCGCAAGGCCCTCGCACTGCTCGGCTTGCCCGACGATCTCGATATGCTGGCGCAGCGCCGCAAGGAGCACAATCCGGCAGTTGTACTGCCGCGGCGACCCCACTTGGCAGCGACGGCGGATCCAGGCACACCCCGCACCTATGGCGCGGCTGAAAAAACCGACAATCGCAGCGGCTGGGGCAGCGCCCTGGATGATCTCGTCGCCGCCAACCACGGCCGCTTGCCGATCGCGGTTTTTGACTGCGACCTGGGCCCTTCCGTCAAAACCACGCAAATCGCCAAGAACTTTCCGGATGTTTTCTTCCAGGGCGGCATCCAGGAACACAACACCGCCGCCATCGCCGGAGCCTGCTCAGCCGAAGGAGTCTTGACCTACTTCGCCGATTTTGGAGTCTTTGGCGTTGCGGAAACCTTCAATCAGCACCGCCTCAATGACATCAATGGCGCCAATTACAAAGTGATCTGCACCCATGTCGGTCTCGATGTCGGGGAAGACGGCAAAACCCACCAGAGCATCGACTATGTCGGGGCGTTCCAGAATTTCTTCGGGTTCAAGGTCATCGTCCCGGCCGATCCAAACCAGACCGACCGGGCGACCCGTTACCTCTCCGCCACGCCGGGCAATTTCTTGCTCGCCATGGGGCGTTCAAAAATGGGGATGGTGCTCAACGAAGCAGGCCAGCCTTTTTATGGAGAGGGCTACACCTTTAGATACGGCAAGGCCGACTTGATCCGCAATGGCCTTCAGGCCGCCATTATCGCCATGGGCGGGATGGTCGGCCGCGCTGTAAAGGCCTGGGAGCTCCTCCAGGCCGAAGGGATCGATATCATGGTCTTCTCCATGTCTTGTCCGACTGATCCCGATCTGGAAGCCATTACCCTGGCCGCCAAGAGCGGGCTGATCGTGACCTATGAAGACCATAATGTCCATACCGGACTCGGCAGCGCCGTGGCCAACAGCCTTGCTGCCGCGGGAATCGGCTGCAAACTCGTCAAGCTTGGCATCTCCCGCTATGGCAGCTCCGGCATCCCTGATGAACTCTACAAAAGCCAAGGTCTTGATCCGGAAAACGTCGCTCATACCATCCGAACGGCGCTGAAATAACCGCCTTCGTCCCAAACTAAAAAAGCCTCTTCGGTGCAGGATCGGAGAGGCTTTTATATTTGCCGTTGCAAGGCGGTATTTTTACCGGACGCGGATCAACGCGGGATCGTAATCCGCCGGCGCTTCATAACCGAGCAGATTGAGGAGGGTTGCCGCAATATTGCTGAGCCCGGGATGGGCGACCGCAGCCATCTCATACTCGCCGGCATAGAGGGGATCGACGATCACGAAGGGGACCGGATTAAGCGTGTGTGCGGTCTTGACGGACTTGATGCCATTCTTGACCGTGAACATCTCATCGGCGTTGCCGTGATCTGCCGTGATCACCGCGATCCCTTTGAGCGCCCGGACTACCTCGATCAGCTGGCCGACGCAGTGGTCGACGGTCTCCACGGCTGTGATCGCCGCCTCCATCACACCGGTATGGCCGACCATGTCGCCGTTGGCAAAGTTGACACGGCCGAATCGATAGTGGCCGCTGCGCAGCAGGTTCTCCGCCTCATCCGTGATCTCGAAGGCCTTCATATTCGGAGCCTTGTCAAACTGGACTTTGTCCGAGGGGATCTCGACGAATCTCTCGAGCTTGTCATCGATGTAACCGGAGCGGTTGCCATTCCAGAAGTAGGTAACATG encodes:
- a CDS encoding transketolase — its product is MIPRSFDQEALSASTLAELQELARQCRGDILKMTTLAASGHPGGSMSSIDFYLTVFSMAHVDPQDPFAPARDRIVTSHGHTSPGVFSALGRLGFFHIEDAVAHFRQTNSPFEGHVEREVPGVDWGTGNLGQGLSALLGLGLGARLQGHQVRLYGFMGDGEQQKGQIAEARRFAVKYGFDNATVIVDYNRLQISGSIEKVMPQHIRAGWEADGWRVLEIDGHDFQAIYQALREAHRLPVPVMILAHTVMSKGVPFMENDHKWHGQALPLEECRKALALLGLPDDLDMLAQRRKEHNPAVVLPRRPHLAATADPGTPRTYGAAEKTDNRSGWGSALDDLVAANHGRLPIAVFDCDLGPSVKTTQIAKNFPDVFFQGGIQEHNTAAIAGACSAEGVLTYFADFGVFGVAETFNQHRLNDINGANYKVICTHVGLDVGEDGKTHQSIDYVGAFQNFFGFKVIVPADPNQTDRATRYLSATPGNFLLAMGRSKMGMVLNEAGQPFYGEGYTFRYGKADLIRNGLQAAIIAMGGMVGRAVKAWELLQAEGIDIMVFSMSCPTDPDLEAITLAAKSGLIVTYEDHNVHTGLGSAVANSLAAAGIGCKLVKLGISRYGSSGIPDELYKSQGLDPENVAHTIRTALK
- a CDS encoding ATP-binding protein; this translates as MSDEDLDHHQQGLPVPDDYLLQAEKMSLISLLAPGLAHDAGTPLMAITSITQYLKEKSGDPMLAEKLTQIERSVDQLSQIFRILVEVTRPVLPGRQKLYLNSLILEAVRMIKHDRRLKYREVKTELMPEIPQVLASADQLLLVLLALCMNAADGLEAVPEGRVVIKSWQEADRVLVSVADSGAGIRREIQPRLFSLGVTTRSSGVGRGLGLHVCRAILTAHGGTIALSSEAGHGTTVTIALPALLSGSEE
- a CDS encoding archease: MQSIHDSLTPGYRILDHTADVGLEFEAGSLPELFTVAADGLMHLICPHCQIKPLQSHALQVCGENLEELLVNWLSELNYLCQVQRFLTARVEVREIHDRFLQADVLGERCDPLRHTVRGEIKAVTYHRIEVRHETANQWRGRVFFDI
- a CDS encoding ATP-binding protein: MADFEKLGMFYLGKEYDPEKKALLDALVMYDSKDLVTHGVCIGMTGSGKTGLCISLLEEAAIDNIPALIIDPKGDMTNLLLTFPGLLPAEFAPWINEDDARRENQTPEAYAAAQAELWKTGLAQWGEDGARIQRLRDAARFTIFTPGSTAGTSISILSSFARPAEDLLLDSEATGDLISSTVTSLLGLIGINADPVKSREHILLSNIFNQAWQNGKDLDLAALITAIQNPPFERVGAFAVDTFFPAKERFELALALNNLLAAPGFSTWMEGEPMDIGRLLYAEDGKPRHSIFYIAHLSDSERMFFVTLLFNQVVSWMRSQPGTTSLRAILYMDEVAGYLPPVAAPPSKKPLMVMLKQARAFGVGVMLATQNPVDLDYKALSNTGTWFIGRLQTQQDIDKVIEGLRSGAGDLDPRVSKALSALGKRVFLMKNIHESEPVIFQSRWALSYLRGPLTLAQIKKLAAPASNARTPAAASAKATFGPDAEVRPALPPQIVEYFAPLRGALKADARLIYRPGVLGLADVNFAPGQSQRVGRIAWIDEGPVPVDWEKAVETPFSENDLEKSPEEKAEFARLAAAATRPENYALWGKNFADTLYRTAKIDLYTSASLKLTSQPGESERDFRIRISQLARERRDEAVDQLRKRYESKMAALQDRIMRAEQKVEKEKSDYRAQTMSTAVSVGATILGAFFGRKSLSSSTLSRAGSAMRSGMRTAKEHGDITNAEESLDVLKGRLHEMEQELNQEIAQIDEQTDPMQQPLETTALRPKKGDITVRLTALVWLPYWQSSDGKREPCYL
- a CDS encoding RtcB family protein; translated protein: MNSSLQTVSDYLFEIPRTGKMRVPARIYASEAMLPDILKDKAAEQATQVAWLPGIIGYSFAMPDIHWGYGFPIGGVAAFDLDEGIISPGGVGYDINCGVRLLRTDLQRQDILPRLPAAVEALFRAIPSGVGSTGQFKLNDKEERRVLQQGARWAVEKGFGNIEVLEKIEENGEMPGADPDQVSARACERGRGQLGTLGSGNHFVELGAVVEIYDAAAADAMDLHIDQITLLIHTGSRGLGHQVCEDSIREMLQASRRYGIELPDRQLCCAPLSSPEGQRYLAAMAAAVNFAFANRQMIAHWAGEALVQALGITPRALNLQLVYEVAHNIAKIEKHLVRGQPRRVCVHRKGATRAFGPHHPELPSVYREIGQPVLIPGDMGRCSYVLTGTEGAMQQTFGSACHGAGRLMSRTQALKSARGRSLTRELADRGIQIRAASSETLAEELPEAYKDVTRVVDAVVGAGLAKKVAKLRPLAVVKG
- a CDS encoding sigma-54 dependent transcriptional regulator, with the translated sequence MAQRVLIVEDDDITRHLLAAVLANRGFRCDQASNGREALEMLGGQDYDVVITDIAMPIMNGIELMEKSAELNLRASFIIITAFASLETALEALRKGAYDYLLKPLNFEDVAIKVKKLLEHKELVQENQALRQEINAQYDFSNIIGNSPAIRKVFATIRKVADSDSHVLITGKSGTGKELVAKALHYSSPRRRGRFVAINCGAITETLIESELFGHKRGSFTGAVTDKEGLFKAADNGTLFLDEIGEMSLTGQAKLLRALENREILPVGATAVVPVHVRVIAATNRELWQEVQAGRFREDLYFRLNIIEIHLPSLAERRSDIPLLVDHFIAKYNRQMNRHVKGVDPAVQSYLSKREWKGEVRELENYIERLMIFAQGEVIRLEDLPAELRPVEHTVWQPEAEESLKGAVAHFEREYIREQLIRNGYHRGRTAAALQIGEATLYRKMSDYGLNDLE